The segment GTTCATAAAGGGACCATCGAGGACGATGCACCCACGCTCGCCTAGCACGGTGAGGCGCACCCCGCAGTTGGTCCCGTAGACCGCTGTCGAGTAGGTCAGCAGTCCCGTCGTATCTTGCGGGAAGGTGAGCTGCACCACGCCCGAGTCCTCAAAGTCTACCATCGTCTGGTGATTGTAATTGTAGAAGCTCCCGCCCTGCACCTCTGGCATGCCGAAGCACCAGATCAGTAGATCGAGGAAGTGTGAGTACTGCGTGAAGAGCGTCCCGCCATCTAGCTTGAGGTCGCCATGCCAGCGACGAGGTAGGTAGTAACGCTCGTCACGATTCCAGAGACACTGCAGCTCGATCTGGTAAAGCTTGCCGAGACGCTTCTTTTCGATCACCTGGTGGAGCCACGCCGAAACGGGCGTGAAGCGGTTTTGCAAGACACTATATAGGTGACAGCCGTGAGCCTTCGCTAGGGCGATCAACTCCTCGCCCTCGTCGGGGTGTAGCACAGCGGGCTTCTCGATGAGGAGCGACTTGCCCGCCTTGATCAGCTCTAGAGCAATCGGGTAGTGCAGTCCGTTGGGAACGCAGATCGATGCCACATCGAAGGTGTCTCCCCCACGCTCTAGGAGCTCCTCAACGCTTGGATAAAAGGGAACCTCGGCAAACTGCGCAGCGCCACACTCCGAAGCGCGGAGCACGTCGACCATTCCGGCCAACTGCGTCTGCGGATGCTTCGAGATATGCTCCATGTGTCGGCGGCCAATGTGTCCACACCCCACGACTACCCAGCGAAGGGGGCTATGGAGTGGCGTAGGCGATGAGGTCGCTAGGTCGTTGTGCTTTGCTGTCATAGTGAGGGGAAGAAAGGCTTTTATAGTAGAAATTGTCTGATCCGCTCGCAGATCTCGCTAATCTGCTCGGAGGTAGTCGTTGGGGCTATCGGCAGCGAGAGCATCGTCTGCTGGAGCTCCTCCGCTACGGGGCAGGAAGCCTCAGACGAGCCGTCACTGTAAGCCGCTATCTGGTGAAGCATCTTCGGGTAGTAGACTCGAGCATCGATACCCGCAGTGCGTAGTTCGTTGAGTAGTCCGTCTCGCTTGTCAGAGGGTACGCAGATTGTGTAGAGGTAGAGCGCTTCGGGCTGGTCCCCACTACGCCACGGACGTCTCACCATCGGGAGGTCGGCCAGCAATTCGTCGTAGAGGTCGGCCAGTGCGC is part of the Porphyromonas asaccharolytica DSM 20707 genome and harbors:
- a CDS encoding Gfo/Idh/MocA family protein yields the protein MTAKHNDLATSSPTPLHSPLRWVVVGCGHIGRRHMEHISKHPQTQLAGMVDVLRASECGAAQFAEVPFYPSVEELLERGGDTFDVASICVPNGLHYPIALELIKAGKSLLIEKPAVLHPDEGEELIALAKAHGCHLYSVLQNRFTPVSAWLHQVIEKKRLGKLYQIELQCLWNRDERYYLPRRWHGDLKLDGGTLFTQYSHFLDLLIWCFGMPEVQGGSFYNYNHQTMVDFEDSGVVQLTFPQDTTGLLTYSTAVYGTNCGVRLTVLGERGCIVLDGPFMNKLTHCVIDGYDRPDLGESEPGNAYGAYSGSAQNHHFVIDHTARALLGDPTAQAVEIEDALRVVRLIRSIYQYNPYLSDK